The Muricauda sp. SCSIO 65647 genome includes a region encoding these proteins:
- a CDS encoding AMP-dependent synthetase/ligase produces the protein MHSVTRLFDFPYYQKEKYNLEKAFLTKYQGTWVPTSTQEYIDKANAISRGLIRMGVKANDKIAIISMTNRTEWNIMDIGALQTGAQTVPIYPTISEEDYEYVLNHSEAKYCFVSCGEVLEKVLAISGRLKKLKDVFSFDQLSNCNHWSEVLEKGKDTSNQKEVEERMAAVKPEDLATLIYTSGTTGKPKGVMLSHDNIVSNVISSEKRVPLSDGATALSFLPACHIFERMILYLYQYCGIQVYFGEGLDKIADNVKEVKPNVMTVVPRLLEKVYDAIIAKGAELTGIKKKLFFWAVELGLKYEPYGKNGWWYEKRLNLARKLIFSKWQEALGGNIEIMVSGSAALQARLARVFAAAGMPVMEGYGLTETSPVISVNDQRDSGWKIGTVGRIIDGVEVKIADDGEILCKGPNILMGYYKDPEKTAEVLKNGYFHTGDIGEIDADGFLRITDRKKEMFKTSGGKYVAPQLLENRFKQSRFIEQIMVVGEGEKMPAALIQPNFAFVEEWAKRHDVTIPENSDMVHNEKVIARIQEEVDLANEDFAKWEKVKQFRLTPDAWTVDDGHLTPTMKLRRKIVKEKYIHLYNNIYGR, from the coding sequence ATGCATTCGGTTACCAGACTCTTTGACTTTCCATACTACCAAAAAGAAAAATACAATCTCGAAAAGGCCTTCCTGACAAAGTACCAGGGTACATGGGTGCCCACTTCGACCCAAGAATATATCGATAAGGCCAATGCCATCAGTCGTGGGTTGATACGAATGGGCGTCAAGGCGAACGACAAGATCGCCATCATCTCGATGACCAACCGTACCGAATGGAACATCATGGATATCGGTGCCCTACAGACGGGAGCGCAAACAGTACCTATCTATCCGACCATCTCAGAAGAAGATTATGAATACGTATTGAACCATTCAGAGGCCAAATACTGTTTTGTCTCTTGTGGTGAGGTATTGGAAAAAGTACTGGCGATCAGTGGCCGATTGAAGAAATTGAAAGATGTGTTTTCGTTTGACCAACTTTCGAACTGCAACCACTGGTCTGAGGTACTGGAGAAGGGCAAGGATACTTCAAATCAAAAAGAAGTTGAAGAACGAATGGCGGCCGTCAAACCCGAAGACCTTGCTACCCTGATCTATACTTCAGGCACCACTGGCAAGCCAAAGGGTGTGATGCTCTCGCATGACAACATCGTTTCGAATGTCATCTCAAGCGAAAAAAGGGTACCCTTAAGTGATGGGGCGACCGCTTTGAGCTTTTTGCCCGCCTGCCACATTTTTGAGCGCATGATCTTGTATCTCTACCAATACTGCGGCATTCAGGTCTATTTTGGGGAAGGGCTCGACAAAATCGCCGACAATGTCAAAGAGGTAAAACCCAACGTGATGACCGTGGTACCTCGATTGTTGGAAAAAGTATACGATGCCATCATCGCCAAGGGAGCCGAATTAACGGGAATCAAGAAGAAATTGTTCTTCTGGGCCGTGGAATTGGGACTGAAATACGAGCCTTACGGAAAAAATGGCTGGTGGTATGAAAAACGTTTGAACCTGGCCCGAAAGCTCATTTTTAGCAAATGGCAGGAAGCGTTGGGCGGCAATATCGAAATCATGGTATCGGGCAGCGCAGCCCTTCAGGCCCGTTTGGCCCGCGTATTCGCTGCAGCGGGTATGCCCGTGATGGAAGGTTATGGGCTGACCGAGACCTCGCCCGTGATCTCGGTCAACGACCAACGTGACAGTGGCTGGAAAATCGGTACGGTGGGACGCATTATCGATGGCGTTGAGGTGAAGATCGCTGATGACGGTGAAATACTGTGCAAAGGTCCCAATATCTTGATGGGCTACTACAAAGACCCTGAAAAAACGGCCGAGGTATTGAAAAACGGTTATTTCCATACCGGAGATATCGGTGAAATCGATGCTGATGGCTTTTTGAGGATCACCGACCGCAAAAAGGAAATGTTCAAGACCTCTGGCGGAAAATACGTGGCGCCCCAGCTGTTGGAAAACCGATTCAAGCAATCGCGTTTTATAGAGCAGATCATGGTGGTCGGAGAAGGTGAAAAAATGCCCGCTGCATTGATCCAGCCCAACTTCGCCTTTGTAGAAGAGTGGGCAAAAAGGCATGATGTTACCATCCCTGAAAATTCTGACATGGTACACAACGAAAAAGTCATTGCCCGTATTCAAGAAGAGGTCGATCTGGCCAATGAAGATTTTGCCAAGTGGGAAAAGGTAAAACAGTTTCGCCTGACCCCAGATGCTTGGACGGTCGATGACGGCCACCTTACCCCAACCATGAAACTTCGCCGAAAGATCGTCAAAGAAAAATACATTCACCTGTACAACAACATCTATGGGCGTTGA
- a CDS encoding MarR family winged helix-turn-helix transcriptional regulator, with the protein MKELTIDHALRATWQAVTKMYNEEARHYGLTMAIGFTLLSIDPKKGTPSTALGPKMGMEATSLSRILKSIEERGYIERRPNPNDGRGVLIHLTALGLEKRKDSKDVVLQFNDVVREHAAEEDIQGFFKTMEAINKLISDKKIYNRTTTN; encoded by the coding sequence ATGAAAGAACTGACAATCGACCATGCCCTACGTGCTACTTGGCAGGCGGTCACCAAAATGTACAATGAAGAGGCCAGGCATTATGGCCTGACCATGGCGATCGGCTTTACCTTATTGAGCATCGATCCCAAAAAAGGCACCCCAAGTACCGCACTGGGGCCCAAAATGGGGATGGAGGCCACCAGTCTGTCACGAATATTGAAAAGTATCGAAGAAAGGGGCTATATCGAACGAAGGCCGAATCCGAATGACGGGCGTGGGGTATTGATCCACCTGACGGCCTTGGGTCTCGAAAAACGAAAAGACTCCAAAGATGTGGTGCTCCAGTTCAATGATGTGGTCAGGGAACATGCTGCCGAAGAAGATATTCAAGGTTTTTTCAAGACCATGGAGGCCATCAACAAATTGATTTCAGACAAAAAAATATATAACAGAACAACAACGAACTAA
- a CDS encoding 3-hydroxyacyl-CoA dehydrogenase/enoyl-CoA hydratase family protein: protein MKRHINKVAVIGSGIMGSGIACHFANIGVEVLLLDIVPREPNEKEKAKGLTLEDRSVRNRLVNESLQKALKSKPSPIYHKKFANRITTGNLDDDIAKVKDVDWIIEVVIERLDIKKQVFENLEKHRTPGTLITSNTSGIPIKFMSEGRSDDFQEHFCGTHFFNPARYLKLFEIIPGPKTSQEVLDFLNGYGEQFLGKTSVVAKDTPAFIGNRIGIFSIQSLFHAVKDLGMTVEEVDKLTGPVIGRPKSATFRTVDVVGLDTLVHVANGIHENCTDDERHELFKLPDFIQTMVENKWLGSKTGQGFYKKVKDDKGKSEILTLDLDTMDYRSKKSAKFATLELTKSIDKVIERFSILVDGKDKAGAFYRKSLGQLFAYVSHRIPEITDELYKIDDAMKAGFGWEHGPFQIWDAVGLEKGLGFIEAEGQEAAAWVNEMKASGIDSFYSVKDGATYCYDIPSKKMKKVPGQDAFIILDNIRKTNEVFKNPGVIVEDLGDGILNVEFQSKMNTIGSDVLAGLNKAIDIAEKDFQGLVVGNQAANFSVGANIGMIFMMAVEQEYDELAWSVKMFQDSMMRMRYSSIPTVAAPHGMTLGGGCELTLHADKVVAASETYIGLVEFGVGVIPGGGGSKEMTLRASDTFRKNDVELNVLQEYFLTIGMAKVSTSAHEAYDLGILQKGKDIVVVNKDRQIATAKAYAKLMAEQGYTKPVSRKDVKVLGKQALGMFLVGTDSMEAGHYISEHDKKIANKLAYVMAGGDLSEASYVSEQYLLDLEREAFLSLCTERKTLERIQHMLKTGKPLRN, encoded by the coding sequence ATGAAAAGACATATCAATAAAGTGGCGGTCATTGGCTCTGGAATAATGGGAAGTGGCATAGCCTGTCACTTCGCCAATATTGGGGTCGAGGTACTGCTGCTCGATATCGTTCCCCGTGAACCCAATGAAAAAGAAAAGGCCAAGGGACTCACTTTAGAAGACAGGTCGGTTCGCAACCGATTGGTCAACGAATCGCTTCAAAAGGCCCTGAAATCAAAGCCTTCCCCTATTTATCATAAGAAATTTGCCAATAGAATAACCACTGGCAACCTTGATGATGACATAGCCAAGGTCAAAGATGTTGACTGGATCATTGAAGTGGTCATTGAACGGTTAGATATAAAGAAACAGGTTTTTGAAAACCTTGAGAAACATCGTACACCGGGCACCTTGATCACTTCGAACACCTCGGGCATCCCCATCAAGTTCATGAGCGAAGGGCGTAGCGACGATTTTCAAGAGCATTTCTGTGGAACGCATTTCTTCAACCCTGCGCGTTACCTAAAACTCTTTGAAATCATACCCGGCCCCAAGACTTCACAAGAGGTATTGGATTTTCTAAATGGCTATGGAGAGCAATTTTTGGGAAAAACCTCGGTGGTGGCCAAAGACACGCCCGCCTTTATCGGAAACCGAATCGGTATTTTCAGCATCCAAAGTCTTTTTCATGCTGTAAAAGATTTGGGAATGACCGTTGAAGAAGTCGATAAATTGACGGGGCCCGTGATAGGTCGGCCAAAATCAGCCACCTTTAGAACGGTCGATGTGGTGGGCCTTGACACCTTGGTACATGTTGCCAACGGTATTCATGAGAACTGCACCGATGATGAGCGCCATGAACTGTTCAAGTTGCCCGATTTCATACAGACCATGGTCGAGAACAAATGGCTGGGCAGCAAAACCGGACAAGGGTTCTATAAAAAAGTAAAAGATGATAAGGGCAAAAGCGAGATTTTGACCCTTGACCTCGATACGATGGACTATCGCTCAAAAAAGAGTGCCAAGTTCGCCACCCTCGAACTGACAAAGTCCATCGATAAGGTAATCGAACGCTTTTCTATTCTGGTCGATGGCAAAGACAAGGCCGGTGCGTTTTACCGTAAGAGTTTGGGCCAGTTGTTTGCCTATGTATCGCACAGAATTCCTGAAATCACCGATGAGCTCTATAAAATCGACGATGCCATGAAGGCAGGTTTCGGTTGGGAACATGGCCCCTTTCAAATTTGGGATGCCGTCGGATTGGAAAAAGGCTTAGGGTTTATCGAGGCAGAAGGCCAAGAAGCGGCCGCATGGGTAAACGAGATGAAGGCTTCCGGTATCGACTCGTTCTATTCCGTAAAAGACGGGGCCACCTATTGCTACGACATTCCTTCAAAGAAAATGAAAAAGGTACCCGGTCAAGATGCCTTTATCATATTGGATAACATCAGAAAGACCAATGAGGTCTTCAAAAACCCCGGGGTCATCGTTGAAGATTTGGGCGATGGTATTTTGAACGTTGAGTTCCAATCAAAAATGAACACCATTGGATCCGATGTGTTGGCCGGACTCAACAAAGCCATTGACATCGCAGAAAAAGACTTTCAAGGTCTGGTGGTGGGCAACCAAGCGGCCAATTTTTCAGTAGGTGCCAATATCGGCATGATCTTTATGATGGCCGTTGAGCAAGAGTATGATGAACTGGCTTGGTCAGTAAAAATGTTCCAAGACAGTATGATGCGCATGCGTTATTCGTCGATACCCACGGTGGCCGCACCCCATGGCATGACCTTGGGCGGGGGTTGTGAACTGACCCTGCATGCCGACAAGGTGGTCGCCGCCTCAGAGACCTATATCGGTCTTGTCGAGTTCGGTGTGGGCGTAATTCCCGGTGGTGGAGGTTCAAAGGAAATGACCTTGAGGGCCTCTGATACTTTTAGAAAAAACGATGTTGAGCTGAACGTGTTGCAAGAGTACTTTTTGACCATCGGTATGGCGAAGGTATCGACCTCGGCCCATGAAGCCTATGATCTGGGCATCCTGCAAAAAGGAAAGGACATCGTTGTGGTCAATAAAGACCGACAGATCGCCACGGCCAAAGCCTATGCCAAGCTGATGGCCGAGCAAGGGTACACAAAGCCCGTCTCCAGAAAAGATGTAAAAGTGCTCGGCAAACAGGCCTTGGGCATGTTCTTGGTAGGAACGGATTCTATGGAAGCCGGTCATTATATTTCAGAACACGATAAGAAAATCGCCAACAAACTGGCCTATGTCATGGCAGGTGGAGACCTTTCGGAAGCCAGTTACGTTTCAGAACAGTATCTATTGGATTTGGAAAGAGAGGCCTTCTTGTCACTCTGTACCGAGCGAAAAACCTTGGAGCGAATCCAACATATGTTAAAGACAGGAAAACCTTTAAGAAATTAG
- a CDS encoding acetyl-CoA C-acyltransferase — protein sequence MKTAYIVKAYRTAVGKAPRGLFRFKRPDELAAETIEHMMKELPDLDKKRIDDVIVGNAMPEAEQGLNMGRLISLMGLNIEDVPGVTVNRYCASGLETIGIATAKIQSGMADCIIAGGAESMSYIPMGGYKPVPDYSVAKEGNEDYYWGMGLTAEAVAEQFNISRKDQDEFAYNSHMKALKAQKENRFQDQIVPIEVEHTFVNANGKKDTDTYTVNKDEGPRADTSLDVLAKLRPVFAANGSVTAGNSSQMSDGAAFVMVMSEEMVKELNLEPIARLVNYAAAGVEPRIMGIGPVKAIPKALRQGDLKQDDIELIELNEAFASQSLAVIRELGLNQDIVNVNGGAIALGHPLGCTGAKLSVQLFDEMRKRNMKGKYGMVTMCVGTGQGAAGIYEFLN from the coding sequence ATGAAGACCGCATATATCGTAAAAGCATACCGAACCGCTGTGGGCAAGGCCCCAAGGGGATTGTTCCGTTTCAAAAGGCCAGATGAACTGGCCGCCGAGACCATCGAACATATGATGAAAGAACTGCCCGATCTTGATAAAAAAAGAATCGATGATGTTATTGTGGGCAATGCCATGCCCGAAGCGGAGCAAGGGCTCAATATGGGGCGACTGATCTCACTTATGGGCCTGAACATCGAAGACGTGCCCGGGGTAACGGTAAACCGCTACTGCGCCTCAGGTTTGGAGACCATAGGTATCGCAACGGCCAAGATTCAATCTGGGATGGCCGATTGCATCATTGCCGGTGGGGCCGAGAGCATGAGTTATATTCCCATGGGAGGGTACAAGCCCGTACCCGATTATTCAGTGGCCAAAGAGGGCAATGAAGACTATTATTGGGGCATGGGCCTAACTGCTGAGGCCGTGGCCGAACAGTTCAACATATCGCGCAAAGACCAAGACGAGTTTGCCTATAACTCCCATATGAAAGCGTTGAAGGCCCAAAAAGAGAATCGTTTTCAAGACCAGATCGTGCCCATTGAAGTCGAGCACACCTTCGTGAATGCCAATGGTAAAAAAGATACCGACACCTATACGGTCAATAAAGATGAGGGGCCCAGGGCAGATACTTCGCTTGACGTTTTGGCAAAATTGAGACCGGTGTTCGCGGCCAATGGAAGCGTGACCGCAGGCAACTCTTCGCAGATGAGCGATGGGGCCGCCTTTGTGATGGTAATGAGTGAAGAAATGGTCAAAGAACTCAATCTAGAACCCATAGCCCGATTGGTCAATTATGCCGCGGCAGGTGTAGAGCCCCGTATCATGGGCATTGGTCCGGTGAAAGCCATTCCAAAGGCCCTGAGGCAAGGTGATTTGAAGCAAGATGATATCGAGCTTATTGAATTGAACGAGGCATTTGCCTCCCAATCGCTGGCGGTCATACGTGAGTTGGGCCTGAACCAAGACATCGTCAATGTGAACGGGGGTGCCATTGCCTTGGGCCATCCACTGGGTTGTACCGGTGCGAAATTGTCGGTTCAGCTTTTTGATGAGATGCGAAAACGGAATATGAAAGGAAAATACGGTATGGTGACCATGTGTGTCGGTACCGGCCAGGGTGCCGCGGGTATTTATGAATTTTTAAATTAA
- a CDS encoding acyl-CoA dehydrogenase family protein: protein MTEVQNKEILRGGQFIVKETDCEDVFTLEDLSEEQKMMRESTKEFVDRELWAHWERFEQKDYAYTEACMRKAGELGLLSIAVPEAYGGMGMGFVSTMLVCDYISGATGSYSTAFGAHTGIGTLPITLYGTEEQKKKYVPKLASGEWFGAYCLTEPGAGSDANSGKTKAVLSDDGKYYSITGQKMWISNAGFCNLFIVFARIEDDKNITGFIVENDPKNGISLGDEEKKLGIHSSSTRQVFFSETKVPVENMLSERGNGFKIAMNALNVGRIKLAAACLEAQRRVINEATKYANERIQFKTPIINFGAIKAKLADMATNVYVDESACYRAAKNIEDRVAMRMADGNSHQEAELKGVEEYAIECSILKVAVSEHVQHTTDEGIQIFGGMGFSADTPMESAWRDARISRIYEGTNEINRMLSVGMLVKKAMRGHVDLLGPATAVGEELMGIPSFDTPDFSELFAEEKDLIKRLKKTFLMIAGSAVQKFGTELEKHQQLLMAASDILIQVYLAESAVLRTEKNAKRFGEDAQAAQIAMAKLYLYRATDIIVQKGKEAIVSFAEGDEQRMMLMGLKRFTKYTNQPNVVALRTQIAEKVAADNGYTFD, encoded by the coding sequence ATGACAGAAGTACAGAACAAAGAAATTCTTCGGGGTGGACAGTTCATTGTCAAGGAAACCGATTGTGAGGACGTGTTCACACTCGAAGACCTTTCCGAAGAACAAAAAATGATGCGTGAAAGCACCAAAGAGTTTGTCGATAGGGAACTTTGGGCACATTGGGAACGTTTTGAGCAAAAAGACTATGCATACACCGAAGCGTGCATGCGCAAGGCCGGGGAGCTCGGCCTTTTGAGCATTGCCGTGCCCGAAGCTTACGGCGGCATGGGCATGGGCTTTGTTTCGACCATGTTGGTCTGTGACTATATCTCAGGGGCCACAGGCTCGTACAGTACCGCTTTTGGGGCACATACGGGTATCGGCACCCTGCCCATAACACTCTATGGTACCGAAGAACAGAAAAAGAAATATGTGCCAAAATTGGCCTCGGGTGAGTGGTTTGGCGCTTACTGTCTGACAGAACCTGGTGCGGGCTCTGATGCCAATTCTGGAAAAACCAAGGCTGTTCTCTCCGATGATGGGAAATATTACAGTATCACCGGACAAAAAATGTGGATTTCAAATGCAGGATTCTGCAACCTGTTCATCGTGTTCGCACGAATTGAGGACGATAAGAACATTACGGGCTTCATTGTGGAAAATGACCCCAAAAATGGAATCTCATTGGGCGATGAAGAAAAAAAGTTGGGCATCCACTCCTCTTCTACCCGTCAGGTCTTCTTCAGCGAGACCAAGGTTCCCGTTGAGAATATGCTATCTGAGCGAGGCAATGGCTTCAAGATTGCCATGAATGCCCTAAATGTGGGCAGGATCAAACTGGCAGCGGCCTGCTTGGAAGCACAGCGTAGGGTCATCAACGAGGCCACTAAGTACGCCAATGAGAGAATACAGTTCAAGACGCCCATTATAAATTTTGGGGCCATCAAGGCAAAACTGGCCGACATGGCCACCAATGTCTATGTTGATGAATCGGCATGTTACAGGGCGGCCAAAAATATTGAAGACCGGGTTGCCATGAGAATGGCCGATGGCAACAGCCATCAAGAGGCAGAGTTAAAAGGGGTCGAAGAATACGCTATTGAATGTTCCATCTTGAAAGTGGCGGTCTCCGAACATGTACAGCACACCACTGATGAAGGCATACAGATCTTTGGGGGCATGGGCTTTAGTGCAGACACCCCTATGGAATCAGCCTGGCGTGATGCGCGAATCTCTCGAATCTACGAGGGCACCAATGAGATCAACCGAATGTTGTCGGTGGGCATGTTGGTCAAAAAAGCCATGCGAGGCCATGTGGATTTACTGGGGCCCGCTACTGCGGTAGGTGAAGAATTGATGGGAATCCCTTCATTTGATACACCTGATTTCTCAGAATTGTTCGCAGAAGAAAAAGACTTGATCAAGCGTCTAAAAAAGACGTTTCTGATGATAGCGGGCAGTGCTGTGCAAAAATTCGGCACAGAGCTTGAGAAGCACCAGCAATTGTTGATGGCCGCCTCAGATATACTCATACAGGTCTATTTGGCGGAATCGGCGGTACTTCGAACCGAAAAGAATGCGAAGCGCTTTGGTGAAGATGCCCAGGCCGCACAGATCGCCATGGCCAAACTGTACCTATACCGGGCAACCGATATCATTGTACAGAAAGGCAAAGAGGCCATTGTCTCTTTCGCCGAAGGTGATGAGCAACGTATGATGCTCATGGGGCTGAAGCGATTTACCAAATACACGAACCAACCCAATGTTGTGGCACTCCGAACCCAAATCGCGGAGAAAGTAGCTGCCGATAACGGTTATACCTTCGACTAA
- a CDS encoding dipeptidyl peptidase 3, translating to MRTKYVLLIFMSVVFFWGCQEKAVENKEGSVKAEPFEHVVEQFADLRILRYQISGFEQLTLKEKKLVYYLTQAGLAGRDIMWDQNYRHNLQIRDALENVYVSFKGDKATEDWKAFETYLKRVWFSNGIHHHYSNDKIKPGFSAEYLNFLLKETDTELTGEPFEVIFNDADNKKVNKKKGVDNVAESAVNFYGPSVTDADVTAFYETMDKGPEGRPIEIGLNTKLMREDGKLVEKVWKSGGMYGEAIDEMIKWLEKAKEVAENEQQAKTLQLLIDYYTTGDLNTWDEYAIAWVNSTEGNIDWITGFVEVYNDPKGYKGSYETIVQLKDFEMSKQMAVLSENAQWFEDNSPLMEEHKKDNVVGISYKTINVAGEAGDASPSTPIGVNLPNNNWIRQEHGSKSVSLGNIIGAYNNAGGSGRLKEFAHDQEEIALEEEYGKLADKLHTALHEVVGHASGQINPGVGQPKETLKNYASTMEEGRADLVGLYFSMDPKMQELGLVDDWEKLGKAAYDGYIRNGLMTQLIRIELGDDIEEDHMVNRQWVSAWAFEKGKADNVIEKVERDGKSYYNINDYARLRELFGELLKESQRIKSEGDFKAAQDLVEGYGVKVDQELHKEVLKRNERFKSAPYSGFVNPVLVPETDESGEIIDIKVTQPTSFEAQMLDYSKRFGYL from the coding sequence ATGAGAACTAAGTATGTACTACTGATTTTCATGTCAGTTGTTTTTTTCTGGGGTTGCCAAGAAAAGGCGGTTGAAAACAAAGAGGGGTCCGTAAAAGCCGAGCCCTTTGAGCATGTGGTGGAACAGTTTGCTGACCTTCGTATTCTACGCTATCAAATATCTGGCTTTGAACAACTTACCTTAAAAGAGAAAAAATTGGTCTATTATCTTACCCAAGCTGGTCTGGCCGGTAGAGACATTATGTGGGACCAAAACTATCGCCATAATCTGCAAATACGGGATGCCTTAGAAAATGTCTATGTTTCCTTTAAGGGAGATAAGGCTACCGAAGATTGGAAGGCTTTTGAGACCTATTTGAAGAGGGTATGGTTCTCAAACGGCATTCACCATCATTATTCCAATGACAAGATCAAGCCTGGTTTTTCGGCGGAGTATTTGAATTTTTTGTTGAAAGAGACGGATACCGAATTGACGGGGGAGCCCTTTGAGGTCATTTTCAACGATGCCGACAATAAAAAAGTGAACAAAAAGAAGGGGGTTGACAATGTTGCCGAATCAGCGGTCAATTTTTATGGCCCATCGGTGACCGATGCCGATGTTACCGCTTTTTATGAAACGATGGACAAGGGGCCCGAAGGAAGACCCATTGAAATCGGACTGAACACAAAATTGATGCGCGAAGATGGAAAATTGGTGGAAAAGGTATGGAAATCTGGCGGTATGTACGGTGAGGCCATAGATGAGATGATCAAATGGTTGGAGAAAGCAAAAGAAGTTGCCGAAAATGAGCAGCAGGCCAAAACACTGCAATTGCTGATCGACTATTACACCACCGGCGATTTGAACACTTGGGACGAATATGCGATCGCTTGGGTCAATTCTACAGAGGGCAATATTGACTGGATCACCGGCTTTGTCGAAGTGTACAACGACCCAAAAGGCTATAAGGGTTCTTATGAGACCATTGTGCAGTTGAAAGATTTTGAAATGTCAAAACAAATGGCGGTTTTATCAGAAAACGCCCAGTGGTTCGAAGACAATTCTCCTTTGATGGAAGAGCATAAAAAGGATAATGTCGTGGGCATTTCGTATAAAACGATCAATGTGGCCGGAGAAGCGGGTGATGCATCACCCAGTACACCCATTGGGGTGAATTTGCCCAACAACAATTGGATTCGCCAAGAACACGGCAGCAAATCTGTTTCTTTGGGGAATATCATCGGTGCCTATAACAATGCCGGGGGCAGCGGACGGTTGAAGGAGTTTGCCCATGATCAGGAAGAGATCGCTTTAGAGGAGGAATATGGAAAGCTGGCCGATAAATTGCACACTGCCCTACATGAGGTGGTGGGCCATGCCTCAGGTCAGATCAACCCAGGGGTCGGTCAACCCAAGGAAACCTTGAAGAACTATGCCTCGACCATGGAAGAGGGTAGGGCAGACCTTGTAGGGCTCTATTTTTCGATGGATCCCAAAATGCAAGAGCTTGGCTTGGTAGATGATTGGGAAAAATTGGGCAAGGCGGCCTATGACGGCTATATAAGAAATGGCCTGATGACCCAATTGATACGTATTGAACTCGGTGATGATATTGAAGAAGACCATATGGTGAATCGTCAATGGGTCTCTGCCTGGGCTTTTGAAAAGGGCAAGGCAGACAATGTTATCGAAAAGGTCGAGCGTGACGGTAAGAGCTATTACAATATCAATGATTATGCAAGGTTACGTGAACTTTTTGGGGAGTTGCTGAAGGAGTCACAGCGCATCAAATCTGAGGGGGATTTTAAAGCGGCGCAAGATCTGGTCGAAGGCTATGGGGTAAAGGTCGATCAAGAGTTGCACAAAGAAGTATTAAAGCGAAATGAAAGGTTCAAGAGTGCCCCCTATAGCGGTTTTGTCAATCCTGTTTTAGTGCCCGAAACCGATGAATCTGGCGAGATCATTGACATAAAGGTAACCCAGCCAACCAGTTTTGAAGCACAGATGTTGGATTACTCAAAACGATTCGGATACCTCTAG